The following proteins are co-located in the Candidatus Planktophila lacus genome:
- a CDS encoding threonine aldolase family protein, which translates to MANPIDLRSDTVTRPSQAMRQAMASAEVGDDVYSDDPMVNSLEERVAALFGKEAGVFTPTGSLANQLAIRMLVAPGEELIAETNSHIVRAELGAAAVFSGITTRTWPAKNGLLVAKDALEIARPNSGPYLVSTTAIAVENTHNFGGGTVQPLEEIKALRKGADEIGVALHLDGARIWNAHVASGVAFTEYGKYFDTISVCLSKGLGAPIGSVMLSTKERVTKARIWRKRYGAGMRQVGLLAGAAHYALDNNIARLSEDHRRAKELAVAIAAIDKSFVDPALVETNIVGLDLANAPYTAAELATRCREAGLWISALGPKYARLVTHLDFDDEQCAAAIEILKRVLVA; encoded by the coding sequence ATGGCCAACCCAATTGATCTTCGCTCAGATACCGTAACTCGCCCATCACAGGCGATGCGCCAAGCGATGGCAAGTGCTGAAGTTGGCGATGATGTCTATAGCGATGATCCAATGGTTAACTCACTCGAAGAACGAGTCGCTGCGCTCTTTGGAAAAGAAGCCGGAGTCTTTACTCCCACTGGATCTCTAGCCAATCAATTGGCCATTCGCATGCTCGTTGCCCCTGGCGAAGAGTTAATCGCTGAAACTAATTCACATATCGTTCGCGCCGAACTAGGCGCCGCCGCAGTATTTAGTGGAATTACAACGCGCACTTGGCCCGCTAAAAATGGGCTGTTGGTCGCTAAGGATGCGCTGGAAATTGCTCGTCCAAACTCTGGCCCATATCTTGTTTCAACAACTGCAATCGCAGTCGAAAATACCCATAACTTTGGTGGCGGAACAGTTCAACCACTTGAAGAAATTAAAGCGCTTCGTAAAGGCGCCGATGAAATTGGCGTTGCACTTCACTTAGATGGTGCACGTATCTGGAACGCTCACGTTGCAAGTGGCGTTGCTTTCACTGAATACGGAAAATACTTCGACACGATCAGCGTCTGTTTATCTAAAGGTTTAGGTGCGCCAATTGGTTCAGTGATGCTCAGCACCAAAGAGCGTGTGACAAAGGCGCGTATCTGGCGCAAGCGTTATGGCGCCGGAATGCGCCAGGTTGGCTTGCTCGCAGGTGCTGCGCATTACGCACTCGATAACAATATTGCTCGCTTATCGGAAGATCATCGCCGCGCTAAAGAGTTGGCTGTTGCCATCGCTGCTATAGATAAATCCTTTGTTGATCCGGCTTTAGTTGAGACAAATATCGTTGGACTTGATTTAGCAAACGCTCCATACACCGCAGCAGAACTAGCAACGCGTTGCCGTGAAGCAGGCTTATGGATTAGCGCGCTAGGTCCGAAGTACGCGCGCTTAGTTACTCATTTAGATTTTGATGACGAGCAATGCGCTGCTGCAATTGAAATATTAAAGCGCGTTCTCGTGGCGTAA
- the crtI gene encoding phytoene desaturase family protein has product MPAKVKGPTDHVVVVGAGLAGLSAALRLAGAGRKVTVVERESVPGGRNGLLEKDGYSFDTGPSVLTMPSLIQDAFSCVGEDMKDWLELSPLKPLYRAFYHDGSQIDVHANTAEMEEEIRRTVSAEEALGYRRYVDFVTKLYKYEMNDFIDRNIDSPFNLLTPNLARLIALGGFRKLSPKVNQFLKDPRLQKVYSFQAMYAGVSPQQALAIYAVIAYMDSVNGVFFPKGGMHAVPRALAAAAQKHGVTFKYSTTVTRLEVENGRAKAVITDKGERIECDVVVMNPDLPVVWRDLLGKTPLNIKRLKYSPSCATLLVGSSQKYDHVAHHNIHFGKSWDGVFDELIKKKTLMSDPSVLVTIPTKDDAALAPAGKESYYILYPTPNLDADIDWKTQARPYRDHMIKTLEDRGYTGFGDSIETEVMTTPLDWQAQGMERGAPFASAHTFFQTGPFRPRNIAAGFENVVFAGSGTQPGVGVPMVLISGRLAAERIVGPVK; this is encoded by the coding sequence ATGCCGGCAAAGGTAAAGGGACCAACTGATCACGTAGTCGTAGTTGGTGCAGGACTTGCTGGGTTAAGCGCTGCACTTCGCTTAGCGGGCGCAGGTCGCAAAGTAACGGTCGTAGAACGCGAATCTGTTCCGGGCGGTCGCAACGGTTTGCTAGAAAAAGATGGCTACTCATTTGATACCGGTCCATCTGTTTTAACTATGCCTTCGCTAATTCAAGATGCCTTTAGCTGCGTCGGTGAAGATATGAAGGATTGGCTAGAGCTTTCACCGCTTAAGCCGCTGTATCGCGCTTTTTATCACGATGGTTCGCAGATCGATGTCCATGCCAATACCGCTGAGATGGAAGAAGAGATCCGTCGCACAGTTAGCGCCGAAGAAGCCCTGGGCTACCGCCGTTACGTAGATTTCGTAACCAAGCTATACAAGTACGAGATGAACGATTTCATCGATCGCAATATCGATTCTCCATTTAATTTGTTGACCCCCAACTTGGCACGCTTGATCGCACTCGGTGGATTTAGAAAACTTTCTCCAAAAGTAAATCAATTCCTTAAAGATCCACGCCTGCAGAAGGTTTACTCATTCCAGGCTATGTATGCAGGCGTCAGCCCACAACAGGCGCTAGCAATCTATGCAGTTATTGCTTATATGGATTCAGTAAATGGGGTCTTCTTTCCTAAGGGTGGAATGCATGCTGTACCTCGCGCACTTGCTGCTGCTGCGCAAAAGCATGGCGTAACTTTCAAATACAGCACCACTGTCACTCGTCTAGAAGTTGAGAACGGGCGCGCTAAAGCGGTTATCACCGATAAGGGCGAACGCATCGAATGCGATGTGGTTGTCATGAACCCAGATCTACCCGTTGTTTGGCGCGATCTACTTGGCAAAACTCCGTTAAACATTAAGCGCCTTAAGTACTCACCGTCTTGTGCGACTTTGCTAGTTGGTTCTTCTCAGAAGTATGACCACGTCGCTCACCACAATATTCACTTCGGAAAATCTTGGGATGGCGTCTTTGATGAGCTAATCAAGAAAAAGACCTTGATGTCTGATCCTTCAGTACTGGTGACTATTCCGACTAAGGATGATGCAGCTCTTGCCCCAGCCGGCAAAGAGAGTTACTACATTCTCTATCCGACTCCAAACTTGGATGCCGATATTGACTGGAAGACCCAAGCGCGGCCATATCGAGATCACATGATTAAGACTCTAGAAGATCGCGGTTACACCGGCTTTGGCGATTCAATAGAAACCGAAGTAATGACCACGCCACTTGATTGGCAAGCACAAGGCATGGAACGCGGCGCACCGTTTGCCAGCGCACATACCTTCTTCCAGACCGGACCATTCCGTCCCCGCAATATCGCAGCTGGTTTTGAAAATGTCGTCTTTGCCGGTTCAGGTACACAACCAGGCGTTGGCGTTCCGATGGTTTTGATTTCTGGACGCTTAGCGGCAGAGCGAATCGTAGGTCCGGTTAAGTAA
- a CDS encoding methylated-DNA--[protein]-cysteine S-methyltransferase, giving the protein MALQISHYKSPIGVLNLIADEQILLGLNLSNMKALKDGLSPDDFQKGFKEVSKIPVITDLLNDYFAGDIAAINGISVRQPGAPFSQAAWKAMRKVKGGKVLSYADLADNAGSPAAVRAAGSACAKNAIALVVPCHRIVKTGGALGNYAYGLSKKEWLLRHENAL; this is encoded by the coding sequence GTGGCACTGCAGATCTCGCACTACAAATCTCCTATCGGGGTTTTAAATCTAATTGCCGATGAACAAATTCTGCTGGGGCTAAACCTTTCTAATATGAAGGCGCTTAAAGATGGCCTCTCCCCAGATGATTTTCAAAAGGGATTTAAGGAAGTTTCTAAGATCCCAGTCATCACTGATTTGTTAAATGATTACTTTGCCGGAGATATCGCTGCCATCAATGGAATTTCTGTCCGCCAACCTGGTGCGCCATTTTCACAGGCAGCCTGGAAAGCGATGCGCAAAGTTAAGGGCGGCAAAGTACTTTCTTATGCAGATTTAGCAGATAACGCTGGATCGCCAGCTGCGGTGCGCGCTGCGGGTTCGGCATGTGCCAAGAATGCAATTGCACTCGTTGTGCCATGTCATCGCATAGTAAAAACTGGGGGAGCCCTCGGAAATTACGCCTATGGGCTAAGTAAGAAAGAGTGGTTGTTACGCCACGAGAACGCGCTTTAA
- a CDS encoding EamA family transporter yields MANPIDLRSDTVTRPSQAMRQAMASAEVGDDVYSDDPMVNSLEERVAALFGKEAGVFTPTGSLANQLAIRMLVAPGEELIAETNSHIVRAPWALLAVSASWGAAFVLMKPAIERQAVNSFLATRFVVAVLAMVILRPSVLQKLNRELILKGSLAGLFLGSGYIFQTLGLARTGAAITGFVTGLYVVLTPLIAALFLKERIRAFTWFCVVLATIGLALLSLQGWSVGVGEALVFISAIAFAAHIVTLSKWSLGLDAYALTVVQLTICAILTGVISLGQGYETPPDAGVWGVVIFTAVVCTAVAFIVQTWSQAHMTSTKVAVILTMEVVFAALFAVVFGGESLSLQVSIGGILVVIAMYLIVMKEA; encoded by the coding sequence ATGGCCAACCCAATTGATCTTCGCTCAGATACCGTAACTCGCCCATCACAGGCGATGCGCCAAGCGATGGCAAGTGCTGAAGTTGGCGATGATGTCTATAGCGATGATCCAATGGTTAACTCACTCGAAGAACGAGTCGCTGCGCTCTTTGGAAAAGAAGCCGGAGTCTTTACTCCCACTGGATCTCTAGCCAATCAATTGGCCATTCGCATGCTCGTTGCCCCTGGCGAAGAGTTAATCGCTGAAACTAATTCACATATCGTTCGCGCGCCTTGGGCGCTATTAGCGGTCTCAGCATCTTGGGGCGCAGCCTTCGTTTTGATGAAACCAGCGATCGAGCGCCAAGCAGTAAATAGTTTTCTAGCAACACGTTTTGTGGTGGCGGTTCTTGCGATGGTAATTCTGCGCCCAAGTGTCTTGCAGAAGTTAAATCGTGAATTAATTTTGAAAGGCTCACTAGCCGGTCTCTTCTTAGGCTCTGGTTATATATTCCAAACTCTCGGACTTGCTCGCACTGGGGCTGCAATTACAGGTTTTGTTACTGGACTCTACGTTGTTCTAACACCGCTCATTGCAGCGTTATTTTTAAAGGAGCGAATCAGAGCTTTTACCTGGTTCTGCGTTGTGCTGGCAACGATTGGCCTTGCGCTGCTTTCGCTACAAGGCTGGTCAGTCGGAGTTGGTGAAGCGCTCGTCTTCATTAGCGCTATCGCTTTTGCCGCGCATATCGTAACTTTGAGTAAATGGAGTTTAGGTTTAGATGCCTATGCACTTACCGTTGTTCAGCTCACAATTTGCGCGATCTTAACTGGCGTAATTTCTCTTGGACAAGGTTATGAAACACCGCCAGATGCTGGAGTTTGGGGCGTAGTAATTTTCACCGCGGTTGTTTGCACCGCAGTTGCCTTCATCGTACAAACTTGGTCGCAAGCCCATATGACTTCTACCAAGGTGGCAGTTATCTTGACGATGGAAGTTGTCTTCGCTGCGCTCTTCGCAGTTGTATTTGGTGGAGAATCTCTCTCACTTCAAGTCTCAATTGGCGGAATCTTGGTTGTGATCGCGATGTATTTGATCGTAATGAAAGAGGCGTGA
- a CDS encoding phytoene/squalene synthase family protein — protein MSELNAAGITDPELRASYAECKRLNSLHGKTYYLATLLLPASKRPFVHALYGFARYADEIVDDLASTLTAQEKAKVLRAWSSDVLRGLETGKSSDLVGRALIDTVQRFDIPHQHFVDFLHSMEMDLTVTEYQTFDDLYEYVYGSAAVIGLQMVPILGGDTVNSLEAAKNLGVAFQLANFIRDVGEDLDRGRVYLPLQELAEHGVTRQMLEARKLTPEIISALKFQIARVRQLQKAAEPGIALLDKTSQPCIRAASELYCGIVDEVEKIGYDIFNKRAKTSTARRARVAFAAYISAVAARLR, from the coding sequence GTGAGTGAGTTAAACGCTGCAGGGATTACCGATCCTGAACTTCGCGCATCCTATGCAGAGTGCAAACGGCTTAACTCGCTACATGGCAAGACTTACTATCTCGCAACTCTTTTATTACCAGCGAGCAAGCGCCCATTTGTTCACGCACTTTATGGCTTTGCACGTTATGCCGATGAGATTGTCGATGATTTAGCCTCAACGCTAACGGCACAAGAAAAAGCCAAAGTTCTGCGCGCATGGAGTTCCGATGTACTGCGCGGTTTAGAAACAGGTAAGAGTTCGGATCTCGTTGGTCGTGCGCTTATAGATACGGTGCAGCGCTTTGATATCCCCCACCAACATTTCGTAGATTTCTTGCACTCCATGGAGATGGATCTAACCGTTACTGAATATCAAACCTTTGATGATCTATACGAGTACGTATATGGATCTGCCGCAGTGATTGGTCTGCAGATGGTGCCGATCTTGGGCGGAGATACTGTTAATTCTTTAGAAGCAGCAAAGAATCTGGGCGTTGCCTTCCAGCTCGCTAACTTTATTCGCGATGTTGGCGAAGATTTAGACCGCGGCCGCGTTTACCTGCCGCTACAAGAACTTGCCGAACATGGCGTAACTCGCCAAATGTTGGAAGCGCGCAAGTTAACTCCTGAAATTATTAGCGCACTTAAGTTTCAGATCGCTCGCGTTCGCCAACTACAGAAGGCTGCCGAACCAGGTATTGCGCTACTAGATAAGACCAGCCAGCCATGTATCCGCGCAGCAAGTGAGTTGTACTGTGGAATCGTTGATGAGGTAGAAAAAATTGGTTATGACATCTTCAATAAGCGCGCCAAGACTTCGACAGCTCGCAGAGCGCGAGTGGCTTTCGCGGCTTATATAAGCGCCGTTGCAGCGCGTTTGCGCTAA
- the pnuC gene encoding nicotinamide riboside transporter PnuC, whose protein sequence is MSSTFLTIWGYELSYLELIAVMASFIGVALGITGKRITWPWWALSSVLYGILFFQWELYASAALQIVFIIAAIAGWFGWEPSGAKPGRLKSSHRAYVLVAIILATLALAPLLKYWGAASTYADAILFFGSLSAQILMVYQKFESWIIWLVVDAGYVALYASQDLLFTSVLYITFTVLAAMGWSKWYGAHRSASRSL, encoded by the coding sequence ATGTCATCTACATTTTTAACTATTTGGGGATACGAACTGTCTTATCTCGAACTAATCGCGGTAATGGCCTCTTTCATCGGAGTTGCACTTGGCATAACCGGTAAACGAATTACTTGGCCCTGGTGGGCGCTAAGTTCAGTTCTCTACGGAATTCTCTTCTTCCAATGGGAGCTCTACGCCAGCGCGGCGCTGCAAATCGTATTTATCATCGCTGCAATTGCAGGTTGGTTTGGATGGGAACCAAGTGGCGCAAAGCCTGGAAGATTGAAGAGCAGCCATCGCGCATATGTTTTAGTAGCAATCATCTTGGCAACGTTGGCGCTGGCACCGCTACTTAAATACTGGGGTGCGGCATCAACTTACGCTGATGCGATTCTCTTCTTCGGTTCACTTTCTGCACAAATCTTGATGGTCTATCAAAAGTTTGAAAGTTGGATTATCTGGTTGGTCGTAGATGCTGGATATGTAGCACTTTATGCATCACAGGATTTACTCTTTACTTCAGTGCTTTATATTACTTTCACAGTGCTAGCGGCTATGGGATGGAGCAAATGGTATGGAGCTCATCGCAGCGCTAGCCGATCTCTGTAA
- a CDS encoding uridine kinase family protein codes for MELIAALADLCKEKSRPVIAIDGPAGAGKTTLAHEIFLALSNKMSVQVIHMDDLYDGWDNALSKDLSTILQYLVSQHEAKAPAKIQRYNWESSSFGESEELPVSDLLILEGVGCGDKELQDRFAALIWMEIDPADGLKRVLDRDGAQMHEQMQKWLGTQAEYFLQHSTREKADFILTT; via the coding sequence ATGGAGCTCATCGCAGCGCTAGCCGATCTCTGTAAGGAGAAGTCGCGGCCGGTCATTGCAATTGATGGGCCAGCTGGGGCAGGGAAAACAACCTTGGCCCATGAAATTTTCTTAGCCCTAAGTAACAAGATGTCTGTACAAGTTATTCATATGGATGACTTGTACGACGGCTGGGATAACGCTCTATCGAAAGACCTTTCCACGATTCTGCAATACCTAGTAAGCCAACATGAAGCGAAAGCTCCCGCCAAAATTCAAAGGTATAACTGGGAGAGTTCTTCCTTCGGCGAAAGTGAAGAACTGCCGGTTAGCGATCTCCTAATTCTCGAGGGAGTTGGTTGCGGAGATAAAGAGTTGCAGGATCGATTTGCAGCTCTAATCTGGATGGAGATTGACCCCGCAGATGGCTTAAAACGTGTATTAGATCGCGATGGCGCGCAGATGCATGAGCAGATGCAAAAGTGGCTTGGAACACAAGCCGAATATTTCTTACAACACTCAACGCGCGAAAAGGCAGATTTCATTCTCACTACCTAA
- a CDS encoding DMT family transporter: MSARHQLQLKLAPWALLAVSASWGAAFVLMKPAIERQAVNSFLATRFVVAVLAMVILRPSVLQKLNRELILKGSLAGLFLGSGYIFQTLGLARTGAAITGFVTGLYVVLTPLIAALFLKERIRAFTWFCVVLATIGLALLSLQGWSVGVGEALVFISAIAFAAHIVTLSKWSLGLDAYALTVVQLTICAILTGVISLGQGYETPPDAGVWGVVIFTAVVCTAVAFIVQTWSQAHMTSTKVAVILTMEVVFAALFAVVFGGESLSLQVSIGGILVVIAMYLIVMKEA; this comes from the coding sequence ATGAGCGCGCGCCATCAACTCCAGTTAAAGCTTGCGCCTTGGGCGCTATTAGCGGTCTCAGCATCTTGGGGCGCAGCCTTCGTTTTGATGAAACCAGCGATCGAGCGCCAAGCAGTAAATAGTTTTCTAGCAACACGTTTTGTGGTGGCGGTTCTTGCGATGGTAATTCTGCGCCCAAGTGTCTTGCAGAAGTTAAATCGTGAATTAATTTTGAAAGGCTCACTAGCCGGTCTCTTCTTAGGCTCTGGTTATATATTCCAAACTCTCGGACTTGCTCGCACTGGGGCTGCAATTACAGGTTTTGTTACTGGACTCTACGTTGTTCTAACACCGCTCATTGCAGCGTTATTTTTAAAGGAGCGAATCAGAGCTTTTACCTGGTTCTGCGTTGTGCTGGCAACGATTGGCCTTGCGCTGCTTTCGCTACAAGGCTGGTCAGTCGGAGTTGGTGAAGCGCTCGTCTTCATTAGCGCTATCGCTTTTGCCGCGCATATCGTAACTTTGAGTAAATGGAGTTTAGGTTTAGATGCCTATGCACTTACCGTTGTTCAGCTCACAATTTGCGCGATCTTAACTGGCGTAATTTCTCTTGGACAAGGTTATGAAACACCGCCAGATGCTGGAGTTTGGGGCGTAGTAATTTTCACCGCGGTTGTTTGCACCGCAGTTGCCTTCATCGTACAAACTTGGTCGCAAGCCCATATGACTTCTACCAAGGTGGCAGTTATCTTGACGATGGAAGTTGTCTTCGCTGCGCTCTTCGCAGTTGTATTTGGTGGAGAATCTCTCTCACTTCAAGTCTCAATTGGCGGAATCTTGGTTGTGATCGCGATGTATTTGATCGTAATGAAAGAGGCGTGA
- a CDS encoding deoxyribonuclease IV: MPKTSPRIGAHTPTTGGMAKRSIAYAETIGAEAIQVFTSNPRGWAMPETNHEADALFREKVAALDLEVYVHAPFLINLGSPTEGTYKNSLASTEFSLKRGKEIGAHGVVVHTGSAVNEDFIDKAWKQIHKGMMPILNALTDDAPMLLLEPTAGQGQSLVKRLEDLEYYLKALEYHPKVGICLDTCHVFAAGHDIAKKGGMKETLDLLVEVAGAERIQLIHANDSMDVCGALKDRHQNIGDGFIGVDPFKELLKHPAVKNAPLILETPGMEPEHGKEVELLKGLRG, from the coding sequence ATGCCAAAAACCTCACCGCGTATCGGTGCACATACTCCGACTACCGGTGGAATGGCTAAGCGCTCTATCGCATATGCCGAAACTATCGGCGCCGAAGCGATCCAGGTATTTACCTCTAATCCACGCGGCTGGGCAATGCCAGAGACCAACCATGAAGCAGATGCGTTATTTCGTGAAAAGGTAGCAGCGTTAGATCTTGAGGTTTATGTACACGCACCATTTCTAATCAATCTGGGTTCTCCAACTGAAGGAACTTATAAAAACTCACTGGCCTCTACCGAATTTTCACTAAAGCGCGGTAAAGAGATTGGTGCACATGGCGTTGTAGTTCATACCGGCTCAGCCGTTAATGAAGATTTTATTGATAAAGCGTGGAAGCAGATCCATAAAGGGATGATGCCGATCCTTAACGCGCTAACTGATGATGCTCCAATGTTGCTACTAGAACCAACTGCCGGCCAAGGACAATCACTTGTTAAGCGGTTAGAAGATCTGGAATATTACTTAAAGGCGCTGGAGTACCACCCTAAAGTCGGCATCTGTCTTGATACCTGCCATGTCTTTGCCGCAGGCCATGACATCGCTAAAAAAGGTGGCATGAAAGAGACTTTGGATTTACTTGTTGAAGTCGCTGGCGCCGAACGAATCCAATTAATCCACGCCAATGATTCGATGGATGTCTGCGGTGCGCTTAAAGATCGCCACCAAAATATCGGCGATGGTTTTATCGGCGTAGATCCCTTTAAAGAGTTACTAAAGCACCCGGCAGTTAAGAACGCTCCCCTAATTTTGGAGACACCCGGCATGGAACCAGAGCACGGTAAAGAGGTTGAACTTCTAAAAGGTTTACGTGGATGA
- the pknB gene encoding Stk1 family PASTA domain-containing Ser/Thr kinase produces the protein MSDLTGELIDGRYQLLRQMAAGGMATIYEAVDTRLDRKVAVKIMHPHLAQDEQFVERFIREAKASAALSHPNIVSVQDQGWNQNGTPAVFLVMEMVEGHTLREYLNEQGSLSVANGIQFLLPVLSALAAAHKVGIVHRDIKPENILISKEGRIKIADFGLAKGPLLGTTMTAESSVILGSVSYLSPEQVQRGIADARSDVYSAGITAFEIFTGEKPFAGDEPIQIAYMHVNERVPLMSTKKNGIPAELDQLIQRATNSDPDGRPKDAGEFHAALSAIAQSLDPNQRQMSLELDIPIAPMRPASKKPSRRERARAEKEKTVSLKKNREDSNELPEKGEPTKRETTAQIKKRKKISKRVRRNRFIAAGLAISLGIFGWYALVGPGSRVVVPSIVGATENQALSALSPLGLTLVISEKRFDEEVGDGQIIESDPAGGGKVDAGGQVKAIISKGPERFVIPMLVGLTPEAAVNLLAKSPIKVGELKEVFNDRTPRGFVISSSPAQGEKVKRDAIVDILVSKGVETLDVVSYVGKSADQALNELTEAGFDVETIDQFSESVLAGAVISQVPSGGAPLPKGEKIALTISKGSQFVFIPNVFSLTEAKARAALADLELKVVVKKIGAKKVKSVTNIAPKVGTKVKRGSTVTITVG, from the coding sequence ATGTCCGATCTAACTGGCGAGCTAATTGATGGGCGCTATCAGCTCCTTCGCCAGATGGCGGCAGGTGGCATGGCAACAATTTATGAGGCAGTTGATACCCGCTTAGATCGCAAAGTTGCCGTAAAAATCATGCATCCCCATCTTGCACAGGATGAACAATTTGTAGAACGCTTTATTCGCGAAGCCAAAGCATCAGCTGCGCTTTCTCATCCCAACATTGTTTCGGTACAAGATCAAGGGTGGAATCAGAACGGAACGCCTGCGGTTTTTCTGGTGATGGAGATGGTCGAGGGCCACACCCTTCGTGAATATTTAAATGAGCAGGGCTCGCTCTCGGTTGCTAACGGAATTCAATTTCTCTTACCTGTCTTAAGCGCACTAGCCGCAGCGCATAAAGTTGGAATCGTTCATCGCGATATCAAACCAGAAAATATCCTGATCTCTAAAGAAGGACGTATCAAGATCGCTGACTTTGGTTTAGCGAAGGGGCCGCTACTTGGCACAACGATGACCGCTGAATCCAGCGTCATACTCGGCAGCGTTTCATACCTATCCCCCGAGCAAGTTCAACGCGGAATTGCAGATGCACGTAGCGATGTTTACTCCGCTGGAATTACCGCATTTGAAATATTTACTGGTGAGAAACCATTTGCAGGAGATGAACCAATACAGATCGCATATATGCACGTTAATGAACGCGTGCCTCTGATGAGCACAAAGAAGAACGGTATCCCTGCCGAACTAGATCAATTGATTCAGCGTGCTACAAATTCAGATCCAGATGGGCGCCCCAAAGATGCTGGCGAATTCCATGCCGCACTAAGCGCTATCGCACAATCACTTGACCCAAATCAGAGACAGATGAGTTTGGAGCTAGATATCCCTATTGCTCCGATGCGCCCGGCATCGAAGAAACCAAGTCGCCGTGAACGTGCGCGCGCCGAAAAGGAAAAGACTGTGTCGCTAAAGAAGAATCGTGAAGACTCAAATGAATTACCTGAAAAGGGAGAGCCGACAAAGCGCGAAACAACGGCGCAGATTAAAAAGCGTAAGAAGATAAGCAAGCGAGTTCGTCGTAATCGCTTTATCGCAGCCGGTCTGGCAATTTCACTAGGAATCTTCGGTTGGTATGCGCTCGTCGGTCCAGGTTCACGTGTTGTTGTGCCATCAATTGTCGGTGCGACAGAGAACCAAGCGTTAAGCGCGCTATCTCCTCTCGGATTAACGCTGGTGATCTCTGAAAAACGCTTTGATGAAGAAGTTGGCGATGGCCAGATTATCGAATCTGATCCTGCAGGTGGCGGCAAAGTTGATGCTGGCGGACAAGTAAAGGCGATTATCTCCAAAGGCCCAGAACGTTTTGTAATTCCGATGTTGGTTGGGCTCACGCCAGAGGCAGCGGTAAATCTTCTTGCAAAGTCTCCAATAAAAGTTGGCGAGTTAAAGGAAGTCTTTAACGATAGAACGCCTAGGGGATTTGTTATCTCATCAAGCCCTGCGCAAGGTGAGAAAGTTAAGCGCGATGCAATAGTTGATATCTTGGTAAGTAAGGGCGTAGAAACACTTGATGTCGTTTCCTATGTTGGAAAGTCCGCCGACCAAGCACTCAATGAATTGACTGAAGCTGGATTTGATGTAGAAACAATTGATCAATTTAGCGAAAGTGTTTTAGCGGGTGCCGTTATTAGCCAGGTTCCATCAGGCGGAGCACCGCTACCAAAGGGCGAGAAAATCGCCTTGACGATTTCTAAGGGATCGCAATTTGTATTTATCCCTAACGTCTTCTCACTTACTGAAGCAAAGGCTCGCGCTGCGCTTGCAGATCTAGAACTTAAAGTTGTTGTAAAGAAGATCGGTGCCAAGAAGGTCAAGTCGGTCACAAATATCGCTCCGAAGGTCGGCACGAAGGTTAAACGTGGCAGCACAGTTACGATCACAGTAGGGTAG